A portion of the Granulosicoccus antarcticus IMCC3135 genome contains these proteins:
- a CDS encoding LysM peptidoglycan-binding domain-containing protein, with protein sequence MAPIMTAPTARLSLAVCLSALLTACASIDAPSAFVVEPPAAQINDRFSEDGLTSPTPQYTSSEPRIYIDEGQLEADAPDTYTVVRGDTLWDISDRFLKEPWLWPEIWSYNPQIENPHLIYPGDVLALEYVNGRPSLVLTRKGQGRVDTDGNRASDGRVRLYPKIRSESLDNAIPTISGDSIQQFLVHPRVVTADVINNAPYVVGNYDSRLISAVGHKVFVRGKLNRDQTSYGVFRRNKELRDPISDALLGYEVSHVADARLLSTGDPSAIAITRNKMETMNGDILLPTHEGSVTHTYIPRLPSLQGEGRIVSLVNAIAQTGRDQVIVLNIGSESSIQEGDVLAIETRGKTIVDERGIGGHEKVTLPNQRTGVAMVFKTFDKVSYALVMESTRPVMVNDIITGI encoded by the coding sequence ATGGCTCCAATTATGACTGCACCGACTGCTCGTCTCTCTCTGGCAGTCTGTCTGTCCGCGCTTTTAACTGCCTGTGCGTCCATTGATGCACCCTCGGCCTTCGTTGTAGAGCCGCCTGCGGCCCAGATCAACGACCGTTTCAGCGAAGACGGACTGACCAGCCCGACCCCGCAATACACCTCATCCGAGCCAAGAATCTATATAGACGAAGGCCAGCTGGAAGCGGATGCGCCGGATACCTATACTGTCGTCCGCGGCGATACTTTATGGGATATATCCGACCGTTTCCTCAAAGAACCCTGGCTGTGGCCTGAGATCTGGAGCTATAACCCCCAGATAGAAAATCCACATCTGATCTATCCTGGTGACGTACTGGCACTAGAGTATGTCAATGGTCGTCCCTCACTGGTTCTGACCCGCAAGGGACAGGGCCGAGTCGATACGGATGGCAATCGAGCTAGCGATGGTCGTGTGCGCCTGTATCCCAAAATCCGATCTGAATCTCTGGATAATGCCATTCCAACCATCTCCGGGGATTCCATCCAGCAGTTTCTGGTGCACCCACGAGTGGTGACCGCCGACGTTATCAACAATGCTCCGTATGTGGTTGGCAACTACGACAGTCGCCTGATCAGTGCCGTGGGTCATAAGGTTTTTGTACGTGGCAAGCTCAATCGCGACCAGACTTCCTATGGTGTATTTCGCCGTAACAAGGAACTACGTGACCCCATATCGGACGCCCTGCTGGGCTATGAAGTCAGCCATGTAGCCGACGCCCGATTACTCAGCACAGGAGATCCATCTGCCATTGCCATCACTCGCAACAAGATGGAAACCATGAATGGCGACATACTGCTGCCCACCCATGAAGGCTCGGTGACACATACCTATATACCGCGACTACCCTCGCTCCAGGGCGAAGGCCGCATAGTCTCGCTGGTCAATGCCATCGCGCAAACCGGACGCGATCAGGTGATTGTTCTCAACATCGGTTCCGAATCCAGCATTCAGGAAGGCGATGTGCTCGCCATCGAAACGCGTGGCAAGACGATTGTCGATGAAAGAGGCATTGGTGGTCACGAAAAAGTGACTCTGCCCAATCAGCGAACTGGTGTGGCAATGGTATTCAAGACCTTTGACAAGGTAAGCTATGCACTGGTCATGGAATCGACCCGCCCGGTAATGGTCAACGACATCATCACCGGAATCTGA
- the def gene encoding peptide deformylase, with the protein MSLLDILYYPDAQLRRTAARIANVDGDLVKLIDHMFETMYDAPGIGLAATQVNVHRRVMVIDVSEENDSPLTFINPEILLAEGKGEMQEGCLSIPGVYETVKRPAEIKVAAIDREGNPFEIEADGLLAVCIQHEIDHLNGKLFVDYISPLKRNRIRKRLEKWVRDGADPDDIPERP; encoded by the coding sequence GTGTCATTGCTAGATATTCTTTATTACCCAGACGCCCAGCTGCGCCGCACCGCCGCCAGGATTGCCAATGTTGATGGCGATCTTGTCAAGCTTATCGACCATATGTTCGAGACCATGTATGACGCGCCGGGCATCGGTCTGGCGGCGACTCAGGTCAATGTGCACAGACGTGTGATGGTTATCGACGTATCAGAGGAGAACGACAGTCCTCTGACCTTTATCAACCCCGAAATTCTCCTCGCCGAGGGGAAAGGTGAGATGCAGGAAGGCTGTTTGTCCATTCCAGGCGTCTACGAGACGGTTAAACGACCAGCAGAGATCAAGGTTGCGGCCATTGATCGTGAAGGTAACCCTTTCGAAATCGAGGCAGATGGCCTGCTGGCGGTCTGTATTCAGCATGAGATAGACCATTTGAACGGCAAACTCTTTGTCGACTACATCTCGCCGCTGAAACGGAATCGTATTCGCAAACGGCTGGAGAAGTGGGTTCGTGATGGGGCCGACCCAGACGATATACCTGAGCGCCCATGA
- the fmt gene encoding methionyl-tRNA formyltransferase, which yields MSSSSASVNCDRLRVAFAGTPEFAAVALDALIQSQHEVVGVLTQPDRPAGRGRKLTHSAVKQRALAADIPVQQPVSLRNDDALAELASLSADVLVVAAYGIILPQTVLDLPPLGCLNIHGSLLPRWRGAAPIHRAILAGDTHTGVCIMQMDAGLDTGDVLLERQLAIGADETVAQLHDRLAALGAAALLDALPVRCNGTLQPVVQPEEGLTYAEKLTKAEAQLDFTESSLLIHRKVRAFNPWPVAEARLRDERVRIWQSRLLTPDVLASRLAADNVADQPAGTIVQVSPGAIVVRTGDGLIELLQLQWPGKKMQNSDSFSQGRDLHAEQFATL from the coding sequence ATGAGCAGCTCATCAGCGAGTGTGAATTGCGACAGGCTCAGAGTCGCCTTTGCCGGAACCCCGGAGTTTGCTGCCGTGGCGCTGGATGCCTTGATTCAGAGCCAGCATGAGGTGGTCGGTGTACTGACGCAGCCGGACAGACCGGCAGGCCGAGGCAGGAAACTGACTCATAGCGCCGTCAAGCAGCGTGCACTGGCGGCCGACATACCCGTGCAACAGCCCGTCAGTTTGCGCAATGATGACGCACTGGCTGAGCTGGCATCGCTGTCGGCAGATGTTCTGGTGGTCGCCGCCTATGGCATCATTTTGCCGCAAACGGTGCTGGATCTGCCTCCTTTAGGTTGTCTGAACATTCACGGCTCCTTGCTACCGCGCTGGCGCGGTGCTGCGCCCATTCATCGGGCGATTCTGGCTGGTGACACCCATACCGGTGTCTGCATCATGCAAATGGATGCAGGATTGGATACCGGGGATGTCTTGCTGGAGCGTCAGTTAGCCATTGGTGCAGACGAAACGGTTGCCCAGTTGCATGATCGTCTCGCAGCGTTGGGTGCTGCAGCACTGCTGGATGCCTTGCCGGTTCGTTGTAACGGTACGCTGCAGCCTGTCGTGCAGCCAGAAGAAGGGCTGACCTATGCCGAGAAGCTGACGAAAGCCGAAGCACAACTGGACTTCACTGAATCCTCATTGCTGATTCATCGCAAGGTCAGAGCTTTCAACCCCTGGCCGGTTGCCGAGGCCCGATTGCGTGATGAGCGCGTACGTATCTGGCAGAGCCGCTTGCTGACACCTGATGTACTTGCCAGTAGACTCGCAGCTGACAACGTTGCCGATCAACCAGCAGGAACCATTGTGCAGGTAAGTCCGGGTGCGATTGTGGTCAGAACCGGTGATGGCCTGATCGAACTGCTGCAACTGCAGTGGCCAGGCAAAAAAATGCAGAATTCCGATTCTTTCAGCCAAGGGCGTGATTTGCACGCTGAGCAATTTGCGACCCTATGA
- the rsmB gene encoding 16S rRNA (cytosine(967)-C(5))-methyltransferase RsmB — MKANAARPVTISLRLACVQLMQQLQTGGGSLTRLLPTAQARVVEREQAQLQAWSYGFARFSGELAGIVDQLLDKPLKKKDLDVYLLLQLGIFQLRHTPTSAHAAVDETVKVSKHLKKPWARGLVNAVLRNYQRRAEELESALLESQRLSHPDWLLKRLQEDWPDQWRHICEQNNQQAPMTLRVNSRRGSTEDYQQRLLAVECPAASVPEAQQALCLEKPASVQQLPGFDAGDVSVQDAAAQLAAGYLSRFSAPGGRLLDACSAPGGKTAHALELDHFSAVVALDQDALRLQRVADTLTRLGLAERAQLHAVDAGELEQWWDGEAFDAVLLDAPCSGTGVIRRHPDIKLLRRDSDIEVLVALQAQLLDQLWRTLKPGGFFLYATCSTLKAENEQQVEAFLARTDDAVLLADTRQIFPGDNGMDGFFYAPIGKRAG, encoded by the coding sequence ATGAAAGCTAACGCTGCCCGACCCGTGACCATCAGTCTGCGACTCGCCTGTGTACAGCTCATGCAGCAATTGCAGACGGGGGGTGGGTCTCTGACGCGTTTGCTGCCAACGGCTCAGGCACGCGTTGTGGAGCGTGAGCAGGCGCAGTTACAGGCCTGGAGTTATGGCTTTGCCCGATTTTCCGGGGAACTTGCTGGCATCGTCGATCAGTTGCTGGACAAGCCTCTCAAGAAAAAGGATCTGGATGTCTATCTGTTACTGCAACTGGGTATCTTCCAGCTCCGGCATACACCCACCTCGGCACATGCCGCGGTGGATGAGACCGTCAAGGTCTCCAAGCATCTGAAAAAGCCATGGGCGCGAGGACTGGTCAATGCCGTGCTGCGTAACTATCAGAGGCGGGCTGAGGAGCTGGAATCAGCTTTACTTGAGTCACAACGGCTGAGCCATCCCGACTGGTTACTGAAGCGTTTGCAGGAAGACTGGCCGGATCAATGGCGGCATATTTGCGAACAGAACAATCAGCAGGCCCCGATGACCCTGAGGGTCAATAGTCGACGCGGTAGTACCGAGGATTATCAGCAACGCTTGCTGGCTGTAGAGTGTCCGGCGGCGAGTGTGCCCGAAGCGCAACAAGCACTGTGTCTGGAAAAACCGGCATCTGTACAGCAATTGCCAGGGTTCGACGCTGGCGATGTCAGCGTTCAGGATGCGGCGGCACAATTGGCCGCTGGCTATCTGAGTCGCTTCAGCGCGCCCGGTGGACGTTTGCTGGATGCCTGCTCGGCCCCGGGTGGCAAGACGGCGCATGCGCTGGAACTGGATCATTTCTCTGCAGTGGTGGCACTGGATCAGGATGCACTGCGTCTGCAGCGCGTGGCAGATACACTAACGCGGCTCGGTCTGGCAGAGCGCGCTCAGTTGCATGCTGTGGATGCCGGTGAGCTTGAGCAATGGTGGGATGGTGAGGCCTTCGATGCGGTATTGCTGGACGCTCCATGCTCGGGTACCGGCGTTATTCGCCGTCACCCTGACATCAAGCTGCTGCGTCGTGATAGCGATATTGAGGTTCTTGTTGCACTTCAAGCGCAACTGCTGGATCAACTGTGGCGCACGCTGAAGCCTGGAGGCTTTTTTCTGTACGCGACCTGTTCGACCCTGAAGGCTGAGAATGAGCAGCAAGTAGAGGCATTTCTGGCGCGTACTGACGATGCCGTATTACTGGCAGATACTCGCCAGATTTTTCCTGGTGACAATGGCATGGACGGCTTTTTCTACGCACCCATTGGCAAGCGTGCAGGATGA
- a CDS encoding DUF4390 domain-containing protein gives MAWTAFSTHPLASVQDDQRLVDAEPDKGGWALAFLLVPLLTLLVFIVLVSISARSLSLSGATDGSIKLADVELQRESGQLYLSATADIDLPEPIRDGLDSGVPLDFILTLAFSQSRDYWFDRSLAQYQHRFRLTYYELTRHYRVHAIDTGISRNYRSLYAAIEGLGTFKRLPMALDVEDVMHKINVQVLEQIPSRVVAQLQFKLDSDSLPLPLQPLIASSWRLTSKEYQWQVN, from the coding sequence ATGGCATGGACGGCTTTTTCTACGCACCCATTGGCAAGCGTGCAGGATGATCAGCGCTTAGTGGATGCTGAACCAGACAAGGGGGGCTGGGCACTTGCCTTTTTGCTGGTGCCTTTGCTTACCTTGCTTGTTTTCATCGTGTTGGTCAGCATATCGGCGCGTAGCCTGTCGCTCAGTGGTGCAACCGATGGCAGCATCAAACTGGCCGATGTGGAACTGCAGCGCGAATCCGGACAGCTTTATCTATCAGCAACAGCCGATATAGATTTGCCAGAGCCGATCCGTGACGGGCTCGACAGTGGCGTGCCACTGGATTTCATCCTGACTTTGGCATTCAGTCAGTCACGAGACTACTGGTTTGATCGTTCATTGGCACAGTATCAGCATCGATTCCGATTAACCTATTATGAATTGACCCGCCATTATCGAGTGCACGCCATCGATACCGGCATCAGTCGTAACTATCGATCACTGTACGCAGCGATTGAAGGGCTGGGCACCTTCAAGCGGTTGCCTATGGCACTGGATGTAGAGGATGTCATGCACAAGATCAATGTGCAGGTTCTGGAGCAGATACCTTCCAGGGTTGTGGCGCAGCTGCAATTCAAGCTGGATTCGGATTCCCTGCCTTTACCATTGCAACCCCTGATCGCCTCCAGTTGGCGCCTGACGAGTAAGGAGTATCAGTGGCAGGTCAACTGA